From the Pseudodesulfovibrio indicus genome, the window AAGATGGCCGCGCGGGGCCAGGCCCATTCCCGATCCCGGTCAAAGAAGCGGTCCAGGCGAGGGCCGAGCAGGAGCGCCATAGCCAACCCGTCCAGCAGGATGACGATGCCCATGATCAGGGCGAGGCGTCCCCAGGGAAGCCCGAAAGCCTGGCGGAAAGCGACGAGATCGACCGTGATCTGCGCCCAGGCCAGGCCGCCCCACAGCAACGCCGCACCACCGACCAGCCGCACCCACCCCTGGCGGGTAAACAACAGCCCGACCAGAGCCGCGAAGAACGCGGTCAGGCCGAAGTCCCCCTGGCGCAACGCGTGCGCACCGAGGAGCAACAGGGCCGCCGACGGCAGAATCAGGCGGTATGAATTCAGGGTTCCGTTTTCCATGGCCCCACCATGAACAATTTTTTTGACGCCAACCATGACTTAGGTCAAATTGAGCGTATCTCATTAAATTATGGAGAAAATGATAAACATGAAAAAGCTGGACGCGGTTCGGGACGTGATCTTCTTTGACGGACTGCCCGACGACATCCTGGAACGGCTCGCGGAGATAGCGGTTCTGAAGCGGTACGCCAAGGGCGAGACCCTGTTCCTGGCCGACGCCGAAGCGGACGGCTTCTACGCCCCGGTCAGCGGACGGGTGAAGGTCTTTCGCACCTCCCCGGCCGGAAAGGAACAGATTCTCCACATCTTCGGCGCGGGCGAGGCCGTGGGCGAGGTACCGGTCTTCGAGGGCGGGACCTTCCCGGCCCAGTGCGAGGCCGTCGAGGACTGCGACGCCCTCTTCTTCCCCAGGCGGGACTTCCGCCGCATCCTCCAGGAGGACCCGGACCTGGCCATGAAGATGATGGCCATGCTCTCCCAGCGCATGCGCTCCCTGGTCCACAAGATCGACGACCTGAGCCTCAAGGAGACCCCGGCGCGGGTGGCCGCCCACCTGCTGCTCCTGCGCTCGTCCACGGATTCCGACACCTTCCGCCTGGACCTGCCCAAGGGGCAGATCGCCCTCTACCTCGGCACCATCCAGGAGACCCTGTCGCGCATCCTCAAGCGGTTCTCCGAGGACGGATTGATCGCCATGTCCGGCCGCGAGATCACCGTGCTGGACCGGGACGGGCTGCGGGACATCGCCGAGTCCGGCAAGTAGACGCAAAAAGGGGGCCTTTCGGCCCCCTCGCTCTTCATTCCCTACCGGATGCGCCTAGTGGTCGTACTGCTTGGCGTATTCGGCGTCGTTGTACATCCCTTCCCCGTAGAGATCCTTGCCGTAGTCGGCGATGAGCTTCTGCCCTTCGGCGGAGCCCACAAACTCGATGAACGCCATGGCCACGTCGTGGTTGGGCGCGCCCTCGGGCACGGCCAGGGCGTGGTAGGTGTTGATCAGCATGGGATCGCCCCGGAAGAGGATGGTCAGGTCGGGGACGTCCTTCTTGCCCGCAACCCAGGTGGAGCTGTCGGTCATGAAGTAGCCGCCCTCGGCGTTGGCGCGGAGCAGGGTGGCCATCATGAAGTCCTTGGTGACCACGTACCACTTGCCCTCGGGCTTGATGCCCGCCTTCTTCCAGACGGCCAGCTCCTTCTTGTGGGTGCCGGAGTTGTCGCCGCGCGACAGGAACAGGGCGCCCGCCTTGGCGATGCGCGCATAGGCGTCCGCCGCGTCCGCGGCCTTGGCGATGCCCGCCGGGTCGTTCTTGGGACCGACGATGTAGAATT encodes:
- a CDS encoding Crp/Fnr family transcriptional regulator, with the translated sequence MKKLDAVRDVIFFDGLPDDILERLAEIAVLKRYAKGETLFLADAEADGFYAPVSGRVKVFRTSPAGKEQILHIFGAGEAVGEVPVFEGGTFPAQCEAVEDCDALFFPRRDFRRILQEDPDLAMKMMAMLSQRMRSLVHKIDDLSLKETPARVAAHLLLLRSSTDSDTFRLDLPKGQIALYLGTIQETLSRILKRFSEDGLIAMSGREITVLDRDGLRDIAESGK
- a CDS encoding substrate-binding domain-containing protein, translated to MKKLLLISLLFLLLLGSAQAGEVTCTETYGDTAKVYKLATGSPGELGMLKVLAENFNAKHGTTMCWVKAGSGKSLSLLQARDVDLCMVHAPAAEKKAVADGWAVGRTLIGSNEFYIVGPKNDPAGIAKAADAADAYARIAKAGALFLSRGDNSGTHKKELAVWKKAGIKPEGKWYVVTKDFMMATLLRANAEGGYFMTDSSTWVAGKKDVPDLTILFRGDPMLINTYHALAVPEGAPNHDVAMAFIEFVGSAEGQKLIADYGKDLYGEGMYNDAEYAKQYDH